One genomic segment of Anaerolineae bacterium includes these proteins:
- a CDS encoding sugar ABC transporter substrate-binding protein, producing the protein MKFKVFTFISVLLVTSLMVAACAPATAPAPAQKAAEKPAEEKVTITWYVRSQPNEQPWEQNIVIPEFEKLHPNIKINLVIVNWDEFDTKMNAMFAAGEGPDIWSHWGPSGFADYRIRGLIQDLTPFIERDNFDLSDFIPEVLDLYKVEGKIYGLPLLTGASYIFYNKKLFDEAGVPYPPADWDDETWTWDKFVETAQKLTKDVDDPTKAIWGLHFGIWPNDAWAWMFGKDLYPPEAYQTGFADTAYLDSPEAIQAFQARADLTWKYKVAPSPAAEQALAAGGDPFLTGRVAMKPIGVWGWWVFKGAEEQFPFGCAALPKGAPNAKAVIFTDPWMLSATSKHPNEAWEFLKYLVSAEAQRAYMQAVGAPPVRKSLLPEFFKLYPSMTPEEAETCFLGGVRHGAESPNHLLVRFDQINNVVSAALDPVFLGEKTAAEVLPQAQQDLVKTLQQIKAEYQK; encoded by the coding sequence ATGAAGTTCAAAGTATTCACCTTTATCAGCGTGTTGCTCGTAACCAGCCTGATGGTGGCCGCATGTGCCCCGGCGACGGCTCCAGCGCCAGCCCAGAAGGCCGCAGAGAAGCCAGCCGAAGAGAAAGTCACGATTACCTGGTACGTCCGTTCGCAGCCCAACGAGCAGCCGTGGGAGCAGAACATCGTCATCCCTGAGTTCGAAAAGCTACATCCCAACATCAAGATCAACCTGGTGATCGTGAACTGGGATGAGTTCGACACCAAGATGAACGCTATGTTCGCCGCCGGCGAGGGCCCGGACATCTGGTCGCACTGGGGCCCCAGCGGCTTCGCCGACTATCGCATCCGCGGGCTAATCCAAGATTTGACGCCCTTTATCGAGCGGGACAACTTCGACCTGTCCGATTTCATCCCCGAGGTGCTAGACCTGTACAAGGTCGAGGGGAAGATCTACGGCCTGCCTCTGCTCACAGGCGCCTCGTATATCTTCTACAACAAGAAGCTGTTCGACGAGGCAGGGGTGCCCTATCCGCCGGCCGACTGGGATGACGAAACCTGGACGTGGGACAAGTTCGTGGAGACCGCCCAAAAGCTGACCAAGGATGTGGACGATCCAACCAAGGCGATCTGGGGCCTGCACTTCGGTATCTGGCCCAACGACGCCTGGGCCTGGATGTTCGGCAAGGATCTGTATCCACCCGAGGCGTACCAGACCGGCTTTGCGGACACAGCTTACCTGGACTCGCCCGAGGCGATTCAGGCCTTCCAGGCGCGGGCGGATCTGACCTGGAAGTATAAGGTAGCTCCATCGCCGGCCGCTGAGCAGGCGTTGGCCGCAGGTGGCGATCCCTTCCTCACCGGTCGGGTCGCTATGAAGCCCATCGGCGTCTGGGGCTGGTGGGTGTTCAAAGGGGCTGAGGAGCAGTTCCCGTTCGGCTGCGCCGCGCTGCCCAAAGGGGCTCCCAACGCCAAGGCCGTAATCTTCACTGACCCCTGGATGCTGTCGGCGACCAGTAAGCATCCCAATGAGGCGTGGGAGTTCCTCAAGTATCTGGTGAGCGCGGAGGCTCAGCGGGCTTACATGCAAGCTGTCGGTGCGCCGCCCGTCCGCAAGTCCCTGCTGCCAGAATTCTTTAAGCTCTATCCCAGCATGACGCCGGAGGAGGCGGAGACGTGCTTCCTGGGTGGCGTACGGCACGGCGCGGAATCGCCTAACCACTTGCTGGTTCGCTTTGATCAGATCAACAACGTGGTCAGCGCCGCCTTGGATCCCGTCTTCCTCGGCGAGAAGACCGCAGCCGAGGTGTTGCCTCAGGCCCAGCAAGACCTGGTCAAGACGCTGCAACAGATCAAGGCCGAATACCAGAAGTAG
- a CDS encoding GH1 family beta-glucosidase, with protein sequence MPERLEFPQGFLWGAATASYQIEGAWNEDGKGESIWDRFSHTPGKVVNGDTGDIACDHYHRWADDIRLMREIGLKAYRFSISWPRVLPAGRGKVNPAGLDFYDRLVDGLLAAGIQPFITLYHWDLPQALQELGGWGNRDVAYWFADYAALVGRRLGDRVKHWITHNEPWVVAVLGHWDGYHAPGLADPRLAIQVAHHLLLSHGEAVRALRDAGGPGANVGITLNLSPVHAASSSEADQAAARRQDGFLNRWFLDPLFKGAYPPDLLDIYGELAPQVKPGDMARIQASIDFLGVNYYTRSVVKDDPSASPLHTAAVQIEGPEYTEMGWEVYPQGLWELLTRLQRDYNPPALYVTENGCAFKDEMNGQGQVDDERREAYLREHFIQAHRAIQDGVKLRGYFVWSLMDNFEWAWGYTKRFGIAYVDYPTQRRILKRSGRWYSNVIAQNAVERG encoded by the coding sequence ATGCCAGAACGATTGGAATTTCCCCAAGGGTTCCTATGGGGCGCGGCCACAGCCTCCTACCAGATCGAGGGGGCATGGAACGAGGACGGCAAGGGCGAATCGATCTGGGACCGCTTCTCCCACACCCCGGGTAAGGTGGTCAATGGCGACACGGGTGACATCGCCTGCGATCACTACCATCGCTGGGCAGACGATATCCGGCTTATGCGGGAGATTGGCCTAAAAGCGTATCGCTTCTCGATCTCGTGGCCGCGCGTATTACCTGCTGGCCGCGGCAAGGTCAACCCGGCTGGCCTCGATTTTTACGATCGTCTGGTGGATGGGCTGCTAGCCGCTGGCATCCAGCCTTTCATCACCCTGTACCACTGGGATCTGCCTCAGGCGCTCCAGGAGCTCGGAGGATGGGGCAACCGGGATGTCGCCTACTGGTTTGCCGATTACGCTGCCTTGGTCGGCCGGCGCCTAGGCGATCGCGTCAAGCACTGGATCACCCACAACGAGCCATGGGTGGTGGCCGTCTTGGGCCATTGGGATGGCTATCACGCGCCAGGATTGGCCGATCCTCGCCTGGCGATCCAGGTCGCCCATCACCTGCTGCTCTCTCACGGCGAGGCTGTGCGGGCACTGCGCGATGCCGGAGGTCCCGGCGCAAATGTGGGCATTACCCTGAACCTATCGCCGGTGCACGCCGCCAGCTCCAGCGAGGCCGATCAGGCCGCCGCACGCCGTCAGGATGGCTTTCTGAACCGCTGGTTCCTGGACCCGTTGTTCAAAGGGGCGTATCCGCCGGACCTGCTCGATATTTATGGAGAGTTAGCCCCCCAGGTGAAGCCCGGCGATATGGCCCGTATCCAGGCTTCCATCGATTTCCTAGGTGTCAACTACTACACGCGCAGCGTGGTTAAGGATGATCCAAGCGCTTCACCTCTGCATACCGCTGCGGTGCAGATCGAGGGGCCGGAGTACACTGAGATGGGTTGGGAAGTGTACCCGCAAGGATTGTGGGAACTGCTTACTCGCCTTCAGCGTGACTACAACCCGCCGGCTTTGTACGTTACAGAGAACGGCTGTGCCTTCAAGGATGAGATGAACGGGCAGGGCCAGGTGGATGATGAACGCCGCGAGGCCTATCTGCGCGAGCACTTTATCCAGGCTCATCGTGCCATTCAGGATGGAGTCAAGTTACGTGGCTATTTCGTCTGGTCGCTTATGGACAACTTCGAGTGGGCTTGGGGCTATACCAAACGCTTTGGCATCGCCTACGTGGACTATCCCACCCAACGGCGTATCCTCAAACGCAGCGGCCGTTGGTATAGCAACGTCATCGCTCAGAACGCAGTGGAACGGGGCTAG
- a CDS encoding sugar ABC transporter permease codes for MALWGGFLPRSKLARREALAFYGFISPWIFGFLAFTLYPILASFYYSLTQYDIVNPPKWVGAGNYRELFTDRLFWQSIKVTVYFTALSVPLGIAASLGLAVLLNQKVPALSVFRTVYYLPSVITGVAVALLFQWILNPDFGLVNYLLFKLFHIKGPGWFYDRYWAIPSFVLMNLWGLGGPMVIYLAALQSVPTELYEAAELDGANAIHRFRHVTLPMISPVILFTFITGIIGSFQAFTQIYVVTTGRGGPNYATLVYVLYLYQQAFRNFRMGFASAQAWILFLIIFGLTLLALRASRSRVHYEAPTEAL; via the coding sequence ATGGCCCTATGGGGAGGGTTTTTGCCCCGGTCAAAGTTGGCACGTCGTGAGGCCTTAGCTTTTTACGGTTTTATCTCCCCCTGGATCTTTGGATTTCTCGCCTTCACCCTGTATCCTATTCTGGCCTCCTTCTATTACAGCCTCACCCAGTATGACATTGTGAATCCACCCAAATGGGTTGGAGCAGGCAATTACCGAGAGCTCTTCACAGATAGGCTCTTCTGGCAGTCCATCAAGGTTACGGTCTATTTTACGGCTCTCAGCGTCCCCTTGGGGATTGCAGCCTCGTTGGGGCTAGCCGTACTGCTCAACCAAAAAGTGCCGGCCCTCTCGGTGTTCCGCACCGTGTATTATTTGCCCTCGGTGATCACAGGCGTGGCGGTTGCCCTGCTTTTCCAATGGATCCTTAATCCCGACTTTGGGCTGGTCAATTATCTGCTCTTTAAGCTCTTTCATATCAAAGGCCCCGGCTGGTTTTACGATCGCTATTGGGCTATCCCTTCGTTTGTGCTGATGAATCTTTGGGGTCTGGGAGGGCCCATGGTGATTTATCTGGCCGCCTTACAAAGCGTACCTACGGAGCTATATGAGGCAGCGGAATTGGATGGCGCTAACGCGATACACCGTTTCCGCCACGTCACGCTGCCGATGATCTCGCCTGTGATCTTGTTCACCTTCATCACGGGGATTATCGGATCGTTCCAGGCTTTCACCCAGATCTACGTGGTGACCACAGGGCGTGGAGGCCCTAACTATGCAACGCTGGTTTATGTGCTCTACCTCTATCAGCAGGCATTCCGCAATTTCCGCATGGGGTTCGCCTCCGCGCAAGCCTGGATCCTCTTCCTGATCATCTTCGGGTTGACCTTGTTGGCGTTGCGCGCATCTCGGAGCCGGGTCCATTACGAGGCCCCCACGGAGGCTTTGTAG
- the lspA gene encoding signal peptidase II, which yields MPIRTKLGGWTVPVVAAVVLILDQMSKAWVLRTLPENAVWVPIPALSRFLTITHVTNTGAAFGLFKDQGMLFILIAIAVSVGIVIYSRYLPQGRFWVRFSLGLQLGGAVGNLIDRLRFGHVTDFITIGIDDLKWPTFNVADSAIVIGVIILAFIVFTEKESPRSDVTDVQKA from the coding sequence ATGCCGATTCGGACTAAACTCGGTGGATGGACGGTCCCAGTCGTTGCAGCCGTAGTGCTTATTTTAGACCAGATGAGCAAGGCCTGGGTCTTGCGCACGCTCCCGGAAAACGCGGTGTGGGTGCCCATCCCGGCGCTTTCCCGCTTTCTGACCATCACCCATGTGACGAATACAGGGGCCGCCTTTGGGCTTTTCAAAGATCAAGGAATGTTGTTCATCCTGATCGCGATTGCCGTTTCGGTGGGCATTGTGATCTATAGCCGCTATCTGCCGCAAGGGCGGTTCTGGGTGCGCTTCAGCTTAGGTTTGCAGCTAGGAGGAGCTGTTGGCAATCTGATTGACCGGTTACGATTCGGGCATGTCACCGACTTCATCACCATCGGTATTGACGATTTGAAATGGCCTACGTTTAACGTGGCCGATAGTGCCATTGTGATTGGCGTCATTATCCTGGCGTTCATCGTGTTTACTGAGAAAGAAAGCCCACGCAGTGATGTTACCGACGTCCAAAAGGCGTGA
- a CDS encoding RluA family pseudouridine synthase yields MNSRKHILTFTVTQGGERIDRWLAMALPDRSRAEIQRWIKEGHVRVDGISPKASYKVRPGDTVIVQIPPPLPAMALPEPIPLDILYEDNDLLVINKPAGMVVHPAPGRVHRTGTLVNAVLAHVPDLVIGGEQRPGIVHRLDKDTSGVILVAKNDAALRDLQAQFKARTVEKAYLALVEGELPTTHGRIEAPIGRDPRHRQRMAVVPEHRGRSAVTEFLVLERFSGYTLIEARPRTGRTHQIRVHLTSIGHPLVGDPVYGRKHPRLHCPRQFLHAFRIGVRLPSSGMWAEFTAPLPADLEEVLERLRRERKLG; encoded by the coding sequence ATGAACAGCCGCAAGCACATACTGACCTTTACCGTCACCCAGGGTGGAGAGAGAATAGATCGCTGGCTGGCAATGGCGTTGCCGGACCGCTCGCGTGCGGAGATTCAGCGCTGGATCAAAGAGGGGCATGTTCGGGTAGACGGCATCTCGCCTAAAGCCAGCTATAAGGTCCGGCCTGGCGATACGGTCATAGTGCAGATTCCGCCGCCCTTGCCGGCTATGGCCCTGCCTGAGCCGATCCCGCTCGACATCCTCTACGAGGATAATGACCTGTTGGTGATCAATAAGCCGGCCGGCATGGTGGTGCATCCTGCACCTGGCCGCGTCCACCGCACGGGCACGTTAGTGAACGCGGTGCTGGCCCATGTGCCTGACCTCGTTATCGGCGGCGAGCAGCGCCCTGGCATCGTGCATCGGCTAGACAAGGACACCTCAGGGGTGATCCTGGTCGCCAAAAATGACGCAGCTCTGCGCGATCTTCAGGCGCAGTTTAAGGCTCGAACGGTGGAGAAAGCCTATCTAGCCCTGGTCGAGGGAGAGCTGCCCACAACGCATGGGCGGATCGAAGCCCCTATTGGCCGTGACCCGCGCCATCGCCAGCGAATGGCCGTCGTGCCAGAACACAGAGGCCGGTCTGCGGTGACGGAGTTCCTCGTGCTCGAGCGTTTCTCCGGCTATACGCTGATCGAGGCCCGCCCCCGTACAGGGCGCACGCACCAGATCCGGGTGCACCTGACCAGTATCGGCCATCCGCTGGTGGGAGATCCAGTGTATGGGCGGAAACACCCGCGCTTGCATTGTCCGCGCCAGTTTTTGCACGCATTTCGGATCGGGGTTCGGCTCCCCAGCAGCGGGATGTGGGCCGAGTTCACAGCGCCATTGCCGGCCGATCTGGAAGAGGTATTAGAGCGGCTGCGCCGCGAGAGAAAGCTGGGGTGA
- a CDS encoding carbohydrate ABC transporter permease has protein sequence MAEQVIVGPQRAVRAYHIPWYKTKSFRQQVTRALATLIAIVGAIIILIPVAWMISTSLKTRFTAIQLPPEWIPKNPQWHNYRDALTFMPFNLFFRNTFMYATVVAFAEMLSCSLVAFGFARLRAPGRNVLFLLVLGTMMLPYQVTMIPQYVMFTKWLGWRDSWKPLMVPPFFGSAYLIFLLRQFYLSIHQDLVDAARIDGCSHLGVWWRIFVPLSGPALAAVGILSFVYHWNDFLGPLIYLNSTEKLPVSVGLSRFTAAYGGTPWHWLMAASLAAVAPLILLFFAAQRYFIQGIVITGVKG, from the coding sequence ATGGCTGAGCAGGTGATAGTCGGTCCTCAGAGAGCTGTCCGCGCCTACCACATCCCCTGGTATAAGACCAAGTCTTTCCGCCAACAGGTTACTCGTGCCCTCGCTACCCTTATCGCCATCGTGGGGGCGATCATTATCTTGATCCCTGTAGCTTGGATGATCTCCACATCCTTAAAAACCCGGTTTACGGCCATTCAGTTACCCCCGGAATGGATCCCCAAAAATCCGCAATGGCATAATTACCGCGACGCGCTGACCTTTATGCCGTTTAACCTCTTCTTCCGCAACACTTTTATGTATGCCACCGTGGTGGCCTTTGCGGAGATGCTCTCCTGCTCGCTGGTAGCCTTCGGCTTTGCACGCCTGCGCGCGCCGGGGCGCAATGTGCTGTTCTTGTTGGTTTTGGGCACCATGATGCTGCCGTACCAGGTGACGATGATTCCCCAGTACGTGATGTTCACCAAATGGCTGGGGTGGCGAGATAGCTGGAAGCCACTAATGGTGCCGCCCTTCTTCGGCAGCGCCTATCTGATCTTTCTGTTACGCCAGTTCTATTTGAGCATCCATCAGGATCTGGTGGACGCCGCGCGTATTGACGGCTGTTCGCACCTAGGGGTCTGGTGGCGCATCTTCGTCCCCCTATCTGGACCCGCCCTCGCCGCAGTAGGGATTCTCTCGTTTGTCTATCACTGGAATGACTTCCTGGGGCCACTGATCTATCTCAACAGCACAGAAAAGCTGCCGGTATCAGTAGGGCTTTCACGCTTCACGGCCGCATACGGTGGGACGCCATGGCACTGGCTGATGGCTGCCTCGCTGGCTGCTGTGGCGCCATTGATCTTGCTGTTTTTTGCCGCTCAACGATATTTCATCCAAGGCATCGTGATCACCGGGGTCAAGGGGTAG